In Flammeovirgaceae bacterium 311, one DNA window encodes the following:
- a CDS encoding hypothetical protein (COG0577 ABC-type antimicrobial peptide transport system, permease component): MIRNYLKIALRHLQKHKLYTTINLLGLSVGITGCLLIGIYVWHELSYDGFHEKADRIVRVTWQYNFGDAETNTAMTGTRVGPDFVRRFPETEAYVRLMKYPRVIAQEDRMFEEKDFLYADSTFFSVFSFPLLEGNPATVLDAPEKLVITQSMAKKYFGNQPAVGKTLKLGGVKDYMISGIAADVPENSQIKFSFVCSFSNLHAAKEEKWSEANYLTYLLLNNKQSIEPLQAKIGDYMQEVNREELELQGSNFMTYHLEPLTQVHLHSEMDGFEPNSNITYIYVLGAVALLILLIACVNYTNLSTAQSAGRSAEIGMRKVMGAGKKDIFYQFISEAFLLSLLAVVMALLLANLLLPHFNQLAGKTLEREVLLAPLTLGALLILSVLVAFLAGAYPAFILSSGKVIRILKSGFSFTGNAGLRKALIVVQFAISIFLIITTIFILQQLSYLQSKELGYNKEQVLVLPLDYELLAQFDQLKAALAAVPGVVSAGGAYEEPTHIGWSDGLTASEGGKRISVNALPVDEDFVGTLGLEIIAGEPYTLADIRQADPAKWGDTLRYTYMLNEAAVLALGWTPQEAIGKKVAKGREGFVRAVVKDFHFRPLHEPITPLVIFMDKRLTINLFVKINSANTAETLNKLEQTWKARVAHRPFEYQFLDENYAALYKAEQSIAGVFTTFSSVAILLACLGLFALTAYAMVRRTKEIGIRKVLGASVPDILALISKDFIKLVGIAIVIAIPLALIAINKWLEGFSYKISLQWWVFGLASALILLIAIVTICLQALKTALKNPVKNLRTE; the protein is encoded by the coding sequence ATGATACGCAACTATTTAAAAATAGCCCTGCGCCATCTGCAAAAGCACAAGCTTTACACAACGATCAACCTCCTGGGTTTATCAGTTGGTATAACGGGTTGTCTGCTGATTGGTATCTACGTCTGGCATGAGCTGAGCTACGACGGCTTTCACGAGAAGGCCGACCGTATTGTGCGGGTTACCTGGCAGTACAATTTCGGTGATGCAGAAACTAATACTGCCATGACGGGTACAAGGGTGGGGCCGGACTTTGTAAGGCGTTTTCCGGAAACTGAAGCTTATGTACGGCTCATGAAATACCCGCGCGTAATAGCGCAGGAGGACAGAATGTTTGAGGAGAAAGACTTTCTATATGCCGACTCTACCTTCTTCAGTGTGTTCTCATTCCCCCTGCTGGAGGGAAACCCCGCCACTGTACTGGATGCACCCGAAAAACTGGTGATTACCCAGTCTATGGCTAAAAAGTATTTTGGAAACCAGCCTGCGGTAGGCAAAACACTAAAGCTGGGTGGTGTAAAAGATTACATGATTAGCGGCATAGCGGCCGATGTGCCGGAAAACTCCCAGATCAAATTTAGCTTTGTGTGTTCTTTTTCCAACCTCCATGCCGCTAAGGAAGAGAAATGGAGCGAAGCCAACTACCTTACTTACCTGCTGCTGAATAACAAGCAGAGTATTGAACCTTTACAGGCTAAGATCGGGGATTATATGCAGGAGGTGAACAGGGAGGAATTAGAATTGCAGGGCAGCAACTTCATGACTTATCACCTGGAGCCTCTCACGCAAGTGCACCTGCACTCGGAGATGGATGGTTTTGAACCGAACAGTAATATCACCTATATCTATGTTTTAGGAGCGGTAGCCTTGCTTATTTTGCTGATTGCCTGTGTAAACTATACCAATTTAAGTACCGCACAATCGGCCGGGCGCAGTGCGGAAATAGGGATGCGCAAGGTAATGGGGGCTGGCAAAAAAGATATTTTTTACCAGTTCATCAGCGAAGCTTTTTTGCTGTCGCTCCTGGCTGTGGTAATGGCACTGTTGCTGGCTAACCTGCTCCTGCCTCACTTTAACCAGCTGGCTGGAAAAACCCTGGAGCGGGAGGTGCTGCTGGCGCCGCTTACCCTGGGTGCTCTGTTGATTTTATCGGTGCTGGTAGCTTTTCTGGCAGGTGCCTATCCGGCCTTTATACTATCCAGCGGAAAAGTGATCAGGATATTAAAATCAGGCTTCTCCTTTACCGGCAATGCGGGGCTGCGGAAGGCACTGATTGTTGTTCAGTTTGCTATTTCAATATTCCTGATCATTACTACAATTTTTATCCTGCAGCAGCTTTCTTACTTGCAGAGCAAAGAATTGGGCTACAACAAAGAGCAGGTGCTGGTGCTGCCACTGGACTATGAGCTGCTTGCGCAGTTCGATCAGCTAAAAGCGGCCCTGGCGGCAGTGCCAGGCGTAGTATCGGCCGGAGGAGCGTACGAGGAACCTACCCATATTGGCTGGAGCGATGGTTTAACAGCCAGCGAGGGTGGTAAGCGGATCTCTGTAAACGCCCTCCCGGTAGACGAAGACTTTGTTGGTACCCTGGGGCTGGAAATTATTGCCGGGGAGCCATATACGCTGGCTGATATCCGGCAGGCCGACCCTGCAAAGTGGGGCGATACCCTTCGCTATACCTATATGCTGAACGAGGCAGCCGTGCTGGCCCTGGGCTGGACCCCACAGGAAGCCATTGGAAAAAAAGTAGCCAAGGGCAGAGAAGGCTTTGTGCGGGCAGTGGTAAAGGATTTTCATTTCAGGCCGCTCCATGAGCCAATTACGCCGCTGGTGATCTTTATGGACAAGCGGCTAACTATTAACCTTTTTGTTAAGATAAACAGCGCTAACACCGCTGAAACCCTAAATAAGCTGGAGCAAACCTGGAAAGCACGCGTAGCCCACCGGCCTTTTGAATACCAGTTCCTGGACGAGAATTATGCAGCACTCTACAAAGCCGAACAAAGCATTGCAGGTGTGTTCACTACCTTTTCTTCTGTGGCTATTCTGCTGGCCTGCTTAGGGTTGTTTGCCCTTACCGCCTATGCCATGGTACGCCGTACCAAAGAAATAGGTATCCGTAAAGTGTTAGGTGCCAGCGTACCAGATATTCTTGCCCTCATTTCTAAAGATTTTATCAAGCTGGTAGGCATTGCTATTGTTATTGCCATTCCGCTTGCCCTCATTGCTATTAATAAATGGCTTGAGGGCTTCTCTTACAAAATAAGCCTGCAGTGGTGGGTGTTTGGGCTGGCCAGTGCCCTTATCCTCCTCATCGCTATCGTAACCATTTGCCTGCAGGCCCTTAAAACTGCCCTGAAGAACCCTGTTAAAAACCTAAGAACCGAATAA
- a CDS encoding putative ABC transport system, ATP-binding protein (COG1136 ABC-type antimicrobial peptide transport system, ATPase component), with protein sequence MIKLQNIYKWYQSGINRTFVLKDINLNIEEGAFVSLMGPSGSGKSTLLNIIGMLDEPSEGEYYFLDQSVFAMKERQRKELYKQYIGFVFQSYHLIDELTVYENIEAPLLYQGVKSSERRSMVADMLDRFSIVGKKDLFPNQLSGGQQQLVGIVRALIAKPKLILADEPTGNLNSAQGDEIMQLFQQLNKEDGVTILQATHSEKNAAYGHRTIHLLDGQIQHQPIAL encoded by the coding sequence ATGATCAAGCTACAGAACATTTACAAATGGTACCAGAGTGGCATCAACAGAACTTTTGTTTTAAAAGACATCAACCTGAATATTGAAGAAGGGGCTTTTGTTTCCCTGATGGGACCATCCGGCTCTGGTAAATCTACCCTGCTTAACATCATTGGCATGCTGGATGAGCCTTCCGAAGGCGAATACTACTTCCTGGATCAGTCTGTTTTTGCCATGAAGGAAAGGCAGCGCAAGGAGCTGTACAAGCAGTACATCGGTTTTGTATTCCAGTCGTACCACCTGATTGATGAGCTTACAGTATACGAGAACATTGAGGCGCCACTGTTGTACCAGGGCGTGAAATCATCTGAAAGAAGATCAATGGTGGCCGATATGCTGGACCGCTTCAGCATTGTGGGCAAAAAAGACCTGTTCCCCAACCAGCTATCTGGCGGGCAGCAGCAGCTGGTAGGCATTGTGCGTGCACTGATTGCCAAGCCCAAGCTGATCCTGGCCGACGAACCTACAGGCAACCTCAATTCCGCCCAGGGCGACGAGATCATGCAGCTGTTTCAGCAGCTGAATAAGGAGGATGGCGTCACCATTCTACAGGCCACCCATTCAGAGAAAAATGCAGCATACGGCCATCGTACCATTCACCTGCTCGACGGCCAGATCCAGCATCAACCCATAGCGCTATGA
- a CDS encoding outer membrane efflux protein (COG1538 Outer membrane protein): MNRILNLILLLLSTHGVLFAQSEANMLSLQEAIATGLRNNIEIRRSSVRTEAARVTYSQAKANQLPEIGATINHGLNQGRSIDPFTNSYVNQEITYATYSAGASLVLFSGLVQRNTIRQTDYAYSASELELQQARDNLTLNIILAYLQVLSNEDLVEVAIKQVAVTQQQLERLLVLHEKGAVNPPEIAEMTGQLKLEELSLANSRNTLQSARLALAQLMNVPYEGALELERVPLEELVMEDVTTSPQETYARAIDELALVKAANLRTQSAVAGIKASRGLFYPTLLLNSNLNSNYSSAATINGETIYYDDQLRNNIFSNIGITLRVPILSGLNSHYRLKLAKLDLQETDLAEENTRVQLRLDIEQAHLNMSNARERYQILQEQVAAFQEAFRAAEIRFNSGVGTPVDYLIAKNNLDRTGISLVTAKYDYLLRMRILEFYRGR, from the coding sequence ATGAACCGCATCCTGAACCTAATACTGCTCCTGCTTTCTACTCATGGCGTGTTGTTTGCACAATCAGAGGCAAACATGCTATCGCTGCAGGAGGCAATTGCAACAGGCCTCCGGAATAACATCGAGATCAGGCGGAGCAGCGTAAGAACAGAGGCAGCGAGGGTAACTTATTCGCAGGCAAAAGCAAATCAGCTGCCCGAAATAGGGGCTACCATCAACCATGGCCTAAACCAGGGTCGAAGTATCGACCCATTTACCAATTCTTATGTAAACCAGGAGATTACGTATGCCACCTACAGCGCTGGGGCAAGCCTGGTGCTGTTTAGCGGACTGGTGCAGCGCAACACCATCAGGCAGACAGATTACGCCTACAGTGCCTCCGAACTGGAGCTGCAGCAGGCCAGGGATAACCTTACCCTTAACATTATTCTGGCTTACCTGCAGGTGCTCAGCAATGAAGATCTGGTGGAGGTAGCCATTAAACAGGTAGCAGTTACCCAGCAGCAGCTGGAAAGGCTGCTGGTGCTCCACGAAAAAGGGGCCGTTAATCCGCCCGAGATTGCGGAGATGACAGGGCAGCTAAAGCTCGAAGAGCTGTCGCTGGCCAACAGCAGAAACACCCTGCAAAGTGCCAGGCTTGCGCTGGCACAGCTCATGAATGTACCTTACGAAGGTGCCCTGGAACTGGAAAGGGTACCCCTGGAGGAGCTGGTGATGGAGGATGTAACCACCAGCCCGCAGGAAACTTATGCACGGGCCATTGACGAGCTGGCGCTGGTGAAAGCAGCCAATTTGAGAACGCAAAGTGCCGTAGCCGGGATAAAGGCCAGCCGTGGTCTTTTTTATCCCACCCTGCTCCTTAACAGCAACCTTAACAGTAACTATTCCAGTGCAGCCACTATTAATGGAGAAACAATCTATTACGATGATCAGCTGCGGAACAACATCTTTTCAAACATTGGCATTACGCTGCGTGTACCCATCCTTAGCGGATTAAACAGCCACTACAGGTTAAAGCTGGCAAAGCTGGACCTGCAGGAAACAGACCTGGCTGAGGAAAACACCAGGGTACAGCTGCGGCTGGATATTGAGCAGGCTCACCTGAACATGAGCAATGCCCGCGAGCGCTACCAGATTCTGCAGGAGCAGGTAGCAGCCTTTCAGGAAGCCTTCAGGGCAGCAGAGATCAGGTTCAACTCCGGAGTAGGCACGCCGGTAGATTACCTCATTGCCAAAAACAACCTCGACAGAACCGGCATCAGCCTGGTAACAGCCAAATACGACTACCTCCTGCGCATGAGGATCCTGGAGTTTTATAGAGGGAGGTAA
- a CDS encoding oxidoreductase FAD/NAD(P)-binding domain protein (COG4097 Predicted ferric reductase), translating to MRYTYRRGFFWLSIFILIALVPLGLALIGEIPLYRSFWIEFGVAMGFIALSLFGLQFLFSGRFNWVAPTYGMDNIIQYHRELGIIAFLFLLAHPFTLILKNQAYLAYFDPRVNLMRAIALNYVSLGVIAIIATSIWRTSFKLNYEKWRLLHGFLALSIIFVGVVHSIQVGHYLDPLWKKIALAAFMALFAYLTIHTRIVRPWLNKKYPYKVVEVKEEIGDCHSLTLAPNGHKKLEYIPGQFAWISICDTPFTLQQHPFSFASSARDNTITFTAKAMGDFTGSWKKIKKGRKAFLEGPFGSFTPEEDSHLFLLMGGIGVTPCMSMLRTMRDDKDPRKAILIYANKDWDDITFREELDELCGQINLTVIHVLEKTPKDWKGEEGFVDQDMLKKYLPDKPNEWMYFLCGPMPMMDIGEESLRNLGVDWHRIYSERFEIV from the coding sequence ATGAGATACACCTACCGCCGCGGATTCTTCTGGCTATCAATATTCATACTGATAGCACTTGTACCGTTAGGCTTAGCGCTGATTGGTGAAATTCCGCTGTACCGGTCATTCTGGATTGAATTTGGGGTGGCCATGGGATTTATCGCCCTGTCATTGTTTGGGCTGCAGTTTCTTTTTTCGGGCCGTTTCAATTGGGTTGCACCAACCTACGGCATGGATAACATCATTCAGTACCATCGCGAACTTGGTATCATTGCCTTTCTTTTCCTGCTGGCCCACCCCTTTACGCTTATTCTGAAAAATCAGGCTTACTTGGCATATTTCGACCCCAGGGTAAACCTGATGAGGGCTATCGCGCTGAACTATGTGAGTCTGGGGGTGATTGCCATTATTGCTACCAGCATCTGGCGCACCTCTTTCAAACTGAATTATGAAAAATGGCGGCTGCTACACGGTTTTCTCGCACTGTCCATCATTTTTGTAGGGGTGGTGCATTCCATTCAGGTGGGGCATTACCTGGATCCGCTCTGGAAAAAAATTGCGCTGGCGGCTTTTATGGCCCTGTTTGCCTACCTCACCATCCATACCCGGATTGTAAGGCCCTGGCTCAATAAAAAATATCCCTATAAGGTGGTAGAGGTAAAAGAGGAGATTGGTGATTGCCACTCCCTTACACTGGCCCCCAACGGCCACAAAAAACTGGAGTATATTCCCGGCCAATTTGCCTGGATCTCTATCTGCGACACTCCTTTTACCCTGCAGCAACATCCGTTCTCCTTTGCCTCCAGCGCCCGGGATAATACCATCACCTTCACGGCAAAGGCAATGGGCGATTTTACCGGCAGTTGGAAGAAGATCAAAAAAGGACGGAAAGCCTTTCTGGAGGGCCCTTTTGGTTCCTTTACCCCCGAGGAAGACAGTCACCTTTTTTTACTGATGGGAGGCATAGGCGTTACCCCCTGTATGAGCATGCTAAGAACTATGCGCGATGATAAAGACCCCAGAAAAGCCATCTTAATCTATGCCAACAAAGATTGGGATGACATTACCTTTCGGGAAGAGTTGGATGAGTTATGCGGACAGATAAACCTGACGGTGATCCATGTTTTAGAAAAGACTCCCAAAGACTGGAAGGGTGAAGAAGGCTTTGTTGATCAGGATATGCTGAAAAAATACCTGCCCGATAAACCCAATGAATGGATGTATTTTCTCTGCGGCCCTATGCCCATGATGGACATAGGCGAAGAATCGCTGCGCAACCTGGGGGTAGACTGGCACAGAATTTATTCCGAAAGATTTGAAATTGTGTAA
- a CDS encoding hypothetical protein (COG0596 Predicted hydrolases or acyltransferases (alpha/beta hydrolase superfamily)) has product MRLLFIPGFGEDPSIFEKIQNHIPGEKVFLDYWVLLGDRPRPELNALQYAKELVEQFGITKQDVVIGHSTGGWIAYHIKHLVNCPVVQIASWSDSSKVVSPVKNRRLIYWFVKRGLYFNSLVRRYIIRNKYRNKPSEAVFDQVFRRLAREDKYKVINQMRLIFNPVQQPISVQPDLRIHARPDSIIRYPDQPAVDVPGDHFSLYTYPREVYEPINRFIKQLQEVSS; this is encoded by the coding sequence ATGCGGTTATTGTTCATTCCCGGATTCGGAGAAGATCCATCCATCTTTGAAAAGATACAGAACCACATACCAGGTGAAAAAGTCTTTTTGGATTATTGGGTATTGCTGGGCGACAGGCCGAGGCCGGAGCTGAATGCCCTGCAGTATGCAAAAGAATTAGTGGAGCAGTTTGGCATCACAAAGCAAGACGTGGTGATAGGCCACTCAACAGGAGGCTGGATTGCCTATCATATCAAGCATCTGGTTAATTGCCCGGTTGTGCAAATCGCTTCCTGGTCGGACAGCAGTAAAGTGGTAAGTCCGGTAAAGAACCGGCGTCTAATCTACTGGTTTGTGAAGAGAGGACTTTACTTTAACTCCCTGGTGCGGCGCTACATAATTCGAAATAAATACAGGAATAAACCATCTGAAGCAGTTTTCGATCAGGTGTTCAGGAGGCTTGCCAGGGAAGATAAATACAAGGTGATCAATCAGATGAGGCTTATTTTTAACCCTGTACAGCAGCCAATATCGGTTCAGCCGGATTTAAGGATACATGCCAGGCCGGATTCTATCATACGCTATCCTGATCAGCCCGCTGTTGATGTTCCCGGCGATCATTTCAGCTTGTACACCTATCCCAGGGAGGTGTATGAGCCGATCAACAGGTTCATAAAGCAATTGCAGGAAGTTTCTTCTTAG
- a CDS encoding hypothetical protein (COG0777 Acetyl-CoA carboxylase beta subunit), which translates to MGNSNLQPASELTAETKANGDIVLSWKDNSSGESGYRVERSTSPTGSFSKVGNDLPANTTMFTDLASALPTAGAIYYYRVIAFQGSMISAATPVISSTNAVMAVDLGSGDIGVLNYAYALEQLEAAFYTMVVENNFYSGATDNEKRVLEDIYYHEVAHRDFFKAALGTAAIPGLMVDFSSVDFNSRSSVLGTAKVLENTGVGAYNGAGALLENVNYLLVAGKIVSVEARHAAVISNLIDPRSTAFVDTVDAQGLDIILTPAEVLAGAGPFIVTEINAENLPTA; encoded by the coding sequence ATGGGAAATTCCAACCTGCAGCCAGCCAGCGAGCTGACAGCAGAGACAAAAGCAAATGGAGACATTGTGCTAAGCTGGAAAGACAACTCATCTGGTGAAAGCGGTTATCGTGTAGAACGCAGCACCAGTCCTACAGGATCTTTCTCTAAGGTTGGCAATGACCTGCCAGCTAATACTACTATGTTTACTGATCTGGCCTCTGCTCTGCCAACTGCGGGAGCAATCTATTATTATCGTGTAATAGCTTTTCAGGGAAGCATGATTTCTGCTGCTACTCCTGTGATAAGCAGCACTAATGCTGTGATGGCGGTAGACCTGGGCAGTGGTGATATTGGTGTATTAAATTATGCCTATGCCCTGGAGCAGCTCGAGGCAGCCTTCTATACCATGGTGGTAGAGAACAACTTTTACAGCGGCGCTACTGATAATGAGAAGCGTGTGCTGGAAGATATCTATTACCACGAGGTAGCTCACCGTGACTTCTTCAAAGCGGCCCTCGGTACTGCAGCCATTCCCGGCCTGATGGTAGACTTTAGCTCTGTAGATTTCAACAGCCGCAGCAGCGTGCTGGGAACCGCTAAAGTACTGGAAAATACTGGCGTAGGAGCCTATAACGGTGCAGGTGCTCTTTTAGAAAATGTAAATTACCTGCTGGTTGCCGGAAAAATTGTATCGGTAGAAGCACGCCATGCTGCGGTCATCAGCAACCTGATCGATCCGCGTTCAACTGCTTTTGTAGACACGGTAGATGCACAGGGGCTTGATATTATCTTAACCCCTGCCGAAGTACTGGCCGGAGCAGGTCCGTTCATCGTTACCGAGATCAACGCAGAAAATCTACCAACCGCTTAA